A portion of the Girardinichthys multiradiatus isolate DD_20200921_A chromosome 23, DD_fGirMul_XY1, whole genome shotgun sequence genome contains these proteins:
- the LOC124860227 gene encoding protocadherin gamma-A12-like has translation MHLVLRWHGVIFFFVLVQYAHGDLMYSVQEELKRGSVIGNIAQDLGLELGRLSARKIRAKMEGADKEVIGINMRNGDVFVTGRIDREEHCGEKPTCVLKFDLLLENPLELHRLSLQVQDINDNEPIFPKDIIKLEIRESTDKGARYRINAAHDADIGQNTVQSYILQQNPNFVLNIQTSGGRKYGELVLDKELDREEQQALKIMLTAVDGGSPQRSGTVVIHVTVLDANDNAPVFTEDVYTARLPENSPLKTPVITVSAADKDDGINGEVIYEFSRISDKSQTLFFLDSKTGEMIVTGNIDYEDRSRFEVFVEAKDGYGLSSETKVIIEITDVNDNAPIVDITSLSTPIPENVSPGTEVGIINVQDRDSEKNGQVRCSIQQNVPFKLVPSIKNYYSLVTTGQLDRELVSDYNITITATDEGSPPLSSSKTVQLSVADINDNPPVFEEQSYSAYVSENNKPGSTLCSVTARDPDWRQNGTVIYSLLPGEVNSASVSSYLSVNGDTGVIHAVRSFDYEQFRSFKVHMMARDNGSPPLSSNVTVSVFISDVNDNSPQILYPAPEGSSFMTELVPKAAHGGSLVSKVIAVDADSGQNAWLSYQIVKATDPGLFSIGLHSGEIRTQRDISESDSMKQNLIVAVKDNGQPSLSATCAMYLLISDNLAEVPELKDISYDEKNSKLTSYLIIALVSVSTFFLTFIIIILGVRFCRRRKPRLLFDGAVAIPGAYLPPNYADVDGTGTLRSTYNYDAYLTTGSRTSDFKFVSSYNDNTLPADQTLKKSPTEFADLFGDNNDFPEVTRHLI, from the coding sequence ATGCATCTGGTTCTACGATGGCACGGcgttatatttttctttgttctggTGCAGTATGCTCATGGAGATCTGATGTATTCTGTCCAGGAGGAGCTGAAACGCGGGTCTGTTATCGGAAATATCGCCCAAGATCTGGGACTGGAGCTGGGCAGATTATCTGCTCGTAAAATACGGGCTAAAATGGAAGGAGCTGACAAAGAGGTTATCGGAATTAACATGAGAAACGGAGATGTATTTGTTACGGGAAGAATAGACAGAGAGGAACATTGTGGAGAAAAGCCGACTTGTGTTCTGAAATTCGACCTCCTGTTGGAAAATCCTCTGGAGCTGCACCGGTTGTCTCTTCAAGTTCAGGATATAAATGACAACGAACCGATCTTCCCAAAGGATATTATTAAGCTAGAAATCAGGGAGTCAACTGACAAAGGAGCCAGGTATCGCATTAATGCTGCGCATGATGCAGACATAGGCCAGAACACCGTCCAAAGCTACATTCTTCAGCAAAACCCCAATTTTGTGCTTAACATCCAGACAAGCGGTGGAAGAAAATATGGAGAGCTGGTTTTAGATAAAGAGTTAGACCGAGAGGAGCAACAAGCTCTAAAAATAATGCTAACAGCTGTAGATGGCGGATCTCCTCAGAGATCAGGGACTGTTGTCATACATGTTACTGTGCTCGATGCTAATGATAATGCTCCGGTGTTTACCGAGGATGTGTACACAGCCAGGCTGCCTGAAAACTCTCCCCTAAAAACTCCAGTTATCACAGTAAGTGCAGCAGATAAAGATGACGGTATCAATGGTGAGGTTATATATGAATTTAGCAGAATCTCTGATAAATCTCAGACTTTATTCTTCCTTGATTCGAAAACAGGAGAGATGATTGTTACAGGAAACATTGATTATGAAGACAGATCGAGATTTGAGGTTTTTGTTGAAGCTAAAGATGGTTACGGCCTTTCTTCAGAAACAAAGGTCATTATTGAAATCACTGATGTAAATGACAACGCCCCAATTGTAGATATAACATCCTTGTCTACCCCCATACCTGAGAATGTGTCACCTGGTACAGAGGTGGGCATCATTAACGTGCAGGACAGAGACTCTGAGAAAAATGGACAGGTCCGCTGCTCCATCCAGCAAAACGTCCCTTTTAAGTTGGTTCCttctattaaaaactattattcTCTGGTGACCACAGGACAGCTGGACCGTGAACTAGTGTCTGATTACAACATTACAATCACTGCCACTGATGAGGgctctccacctctgtcctcctctAAAACTGTTCAGTTATCTGTAGCTGACATCAACGACAACCCACCTGTGTTTGAGGAACAGTCCTACAGCGCATATGTGAGTGAAAATAACAAACCTGGCTCCACTTTATGCTCCGTTACTGCTAGAGACCCCGACTGGAGACAAAACGGTACAGTGATCTATTCTCTGTTACCTGGTGAGGTGAACAGTGCCTCGGTGTCCTCCTATCTATCTGTTAACGGAGACACAGGGGTGATCCACGCTGTGAGGTCGTTTGATTATGAACAGTTCAGGAGTTTTAAGGTCCATATGATGGCCAGAGACAACGGTTCTCCTCCACTCAGCAGCAACGTGACCGTCAGTGTGTTCATATCGGATGTGAATGACAACTCTCCTCAGATACTGTACCCCGCCCCGGAGGGCAGCTCCTTCATGACCGAGCTGGTCCCCAAAGCTGCACATGGAGGGTCTCTGGTGTCCAAAGTGATAGCGGTGGACGCAGACTCTGGACAGAACGCCTGGCTGTCCTATCAGATAGTCAAAGCTACAGATCCTGGACTTTTCAGTATTGGTCTCCACAGTGGAGAGATCAGGACACAGCGGGACATTTCAGAATCTGACAGCATGAAACAGAACCTGATTGTTGCAGTGAAAGATAATGGACAGCCCTCTCTTTCTGCCACCTGTGCCATGTATTTACTTATTTCTGATAACTTGGCTGAGGTGCCAGAGCTGAAAGACATTTCTTATGATGAGAAGAACTCCAAACTGACCTCTTATCTGATCATTGCTCTGGTTTCTGTGTCCACCTTCTTCCTgaccttcatcatcatcatcctggGTGTGAGGTTCTGTCGCAGGAGAAAGCCCAGACTGTTGTTTGATGGAGCAGTAGCCATCCCCGGAGCTTATCTCCCTCCTAATTACGCAGATGTTGACGGAACAGGAACTTTACGCAGCACTTACAATTATGACGCCTACCTGACAACAGGATCTAGAACCAGTGACTTTAAGTTTGTATCATCCTACAATGACAACACGCTGCCTGCTGACCAGACTCTGAAGAAAAGTCCTACAGAGTTTGCTGATCTGTTTGGAGACAACAATGACTTTCCTGAGGTAACAAGACACCTGATTTAA
- the LOC124860226 gene encoding protocadherin gamma-A12-like — translation MAHEGFFPEIYGLLFVFYVVHCTRGELTYSVQEELKPGSVIGNIAKDLGLGSQEIYARNARVEMEGSEKEYIRVDLRNRDLLVAGRIDREEHCGQNPTCVLKFDLLLENPLELHRLSLQVQDINDHSPVFQKDTVKLEISESAVKGARYRINAAHDADIGQNAVQSYILQQNSHFVFNVQTTSAGSKYGELVLDKELDREEQQELTLLLTAVDGGSPERSGTVVIQVTVLDANDNAPVFTEAVYTARLAENAPLKTPVIQVSATDADEGVNGEVTYEFGRISDKSEKLFSLDEKTGEIVVAGEIDYEEGSKYELMIEAKDGYGLSSEAKVIIDITDVNDNAPLIYLKSLSTPTPENVSPGTEVGIINVQDRDSENNRQVRCSVQQNVPFKLVPSIKNYYSLVTTGQLDRELVSDYNITITATDEGSPPLSSSKTVQLSVADINDNPPVFEEQSYSAYVSENNKPGSTLCSVTARDPDWRQNGTVIYSLLPGEVNGASVSSYLSVNGDTGVIHAVRSFDYELFRSFKVHMMARDNGSPPLSSNVTVSVFISDVNDNSPQILYPAPEGSSFMTELVPKAAHGGSLVSKVIAVDADSGQNAWLSYQIVKATDPGLFSIDLHSGEIRTQRDISESDSMKQNLIVAVKDNGQPSLSATCAMYLLISDNLAEVPELKDISYDEKNSKLTSYLIIALVSVSTFFLTFIIIILGVRFCRRRKPRLLFDGAVAIPGAYLPPNYADVDGTGTLRSTYNYDAYLTTGSRTSDFKFVSSYNDNTLPADQTLKKSPTEFADLFGDNNDFPEVTRHLI, via the coding sequence ATGGCGCATGAAGGATTTTTTCCCGAGATCTACGGTCTCCTCTTTGTCTTTTATGTGGTACACTGCACACGGGGAGAACTGACCTACTCCGTTCAGGAGGAGCTGAAGCCCGGATCTGTTATCGGAAATATCGCCAAGGATTTAGGACTGGGATCGCAAGAAATATATGCTCGTAATGCCCGtgttgaaatggaaggaagCGAGAAGGAGTATATCAGAGTTGACCTGAGAAACAGAGATTTATTGGTCGCGGGAAGAATAGACAGAGAGGAGCACTGTGGACAAAATCCAACCTGTGTTCTCAAATTTGACCTGCTTTTAGAAAATCCTCTAGAACTACACCGGTTGTCCCTTCAAGTACAGGATATAAATGATCATTCCCCAGTGTTTCAAAAGGACACGGTGAAGCTGGAAATTAGCGAGTCCGCTGTCAAAGGAGCCAGGTATCGCATTAATGCAGCTCACGATGCAGACATAGGCCAGAACGCAGTTCAAAGCTACATCCTGCAACAAAACTCCcattttgtgtttaatgttCAGACAACAAGTGCGGGCAGTAAATACGGAGAGCTGGTTTTAGATAAAGAGTTAGACCGAGAGGAGCAGCAAGAACTAACATTATTGCTAACAGCTGTAGATGGTGGATCTCCGGAGAGATCAGGGACTGTTGTCATACAAGTCACTGTGCTCGATGCTAATGATAATGCTCCCGTGTTTACCGAGGCTGTGTATACAGCCAGGTTAGCGGAAAATGCTCCTTTAAAAACTCCAGTTATACAAGTAAGCGCAACAGATGCAGATGAAGGTGTTAATGGCGAGGTGACATATGAGTTTGGCAGAATCTCTGataaatcagaaaagcttttttcACTTGATGAAAAAACTGGAGAAATTGTTGTAGCGGGTGAAATAGATTATGAGGAAGGATCGAAATATGAACTAATGATTGAAGCCAAAGATGGTTACGGGCTGTCTTCAGAAGCTAAAGTGATTATTGATATCACTGATGTAAATGACAACGCAccattaatatatttaaaatctcTGTCCACTCCCACACCTGAGAATGTGTCACCTGGTACAGAGGTGGGCATCATCAATGTGCAGGACAGAGACTCTGAGAACAACCGTCAGGTCCGCTGCTCCGTCCAGCAAAATGTCCCTTTTAAGTTGGTTCCttctattaaaaactattattcTCTGGTGACCACAGGACAACTGGACCGTGAACTAGTGTCTGATTACAACATTACAATCACTGCCACTGATGAGGgctctccacctctgtcctcctctAAAACTGTTCAGTTATCTGTAGCTGACATCAACGACAACCCACCTGTGTTTGAGGAACAGTCCTACAGCGCATATGTGAGTGAAAATAACAAACCTGGCTCCACTTTATGTTCCGTTACTGCTAGAGACCCTGACTGGAGACAAAACGGTACAGTGATCTATTCTCTGTTACCTGGTGAGGTGAACGGTGCCTCGGTGTCCTCCTATCTATCTGTTAACGGAGACACGGGGGTGATCCACGCTGTGAGGTCGTTTGATTATGAACTGTTCAGGAGTTTTAAGGTCCATATGATGGCCAGAGACAACGGTTCTCCTCCACTCAGCAGCAACGTGACCGTCAGTGTGTTCATATCGGATGTGAATGACAACTCTCCTCAGATACTGTACCCCGCCCCGGAGGGCAGCTCCTTCATGACCGAGCTGGTCCCCAAAGCTGCACATGGAGGGTCTCTGGTGTCCAAAGTGATAGCGGTGGACGCAGACTCTGGACAGAACGCCTGGCTGTCCTATCAGATAGTCAAAGCTACAGATCCTGGACTTTTCAGTATCGATCTCCACAGTGGAGAGATCAGGACACAGCGGGACATTTCAGAATCTGACAGCATGAAACAGAACCTGATTGTTGCAGTGAAAGATAATGGACAGCCCTCTCTGTCTGCCACCTGTGCCATGTATTTACTTATTTCTGATAACTTGGCTGAGGTGCCAGAACTGAAAGACATTTCTTATGATGAGAAGAACTCCAAACTGACCTCTTATCTGATCATTGCTCTGGTTTCTGTGTCCACCTTCTTCCTgaccttcatcatcatcatcctggGTGTGAGATTCTGTCGCAGGAGAAAGCCCAGACTGTTGTTTGATGGAGCAGTAGCCATCCCCGGAGCTTATCTCCCTCCTAATTACGCAGATGTTGATGGAACAGGAACTTTACGCAGCACTTACAATTATGACGCCTACCTGACAACAGGATCTAGAACCAGTGACTTTAAGTTTGTGTCATCCTACAATGACAACACGCTGCCTGCTGACCAGACTCTGAAGAAAAGTCCTACAGAGTTTGCTGATCTGTTTGGAGACAACAATGACTTTCCTGAGGTAACAAGACACCTGATTTAA